In Rhodanobacter denitrificans, the sequence GTTCTACGGCAACCTCAGCGGCCGCGAACTGCTCCACTACCTGGCGCGCCTGAAGCAGGCGCCACGCGAGCAGGTATCCGCCCTGCTCGAACGCGTCGGCCTAGCGCCCGCCGCCGACCGGCGCATCGGCACCTATTCGAAGGGCATGCGCCAGCGTCTGGGCCTGGCGCAGGCGCTGCTCGGTTCGCCCGAGCTGGTGCTGCTGGACGAACCGACCACCGGCCTCGACCCGCAGGCCACCCGCGAGCTGTATCGCATCGTCGGCGAGCTGCGCGCGGACGGCCGCTGCGTGCTGGTCTCCTCGCACCTGCTGGCCGAGCTGGAGCCGCACATCGACGGCGCGCTGATCCTGCGCCAGGGCAAGTTGCTGGCCGCCGGCAGCCTGCACGCGCTGGGCGAACAGGCCGCGTTGCCGGCGCAGGTGCTGCTGCGGCCACGCGAGCAGGCGATGCCCGAGCTGATCGCGCGTCTCGAAAGCGGTGGCCTGTCGGCGCAGCCGCGCCCCGACGGCCGGCTGGAGCTGCAAGTCCCCCGCGCCGGCAAACTGCGCACGTTGCGCGAGCTGCTGGACGACCCGGCGGTCGTCGACGTGGACGTGCGCGAACCCACGCTGGCGCAGCTCTACGACTGGCTCGGCGCCGGCCCGCCGTCACCCGTGCCATCCGCCGTGCAGGTGAACGCATGAACCCGATCCTCACCGTCGCCGCCAAGGAATTCCGCGACGACTTCCGCAACCGCTGGACGGTCGCGCTGACCGTGCTGTTCGCGCTGCTGGCGCTGGGCATCGCCTGGTTCGGCAGCGCCGCCGCCGGCCGGGTCGGCTTCACCTCGTTCGACGCCACGCTGGCCAGCCTGACCACGCTGGGCGCGTTCGTGATCCCGCTGATCGGCCTGCTGATCGCCTACGACACCATCGTCGGCGAGCGCGACGACGGCACCTTGCTGCTGATGCTCAGCTATCCGCTGGCACGCGGCCAGCTGGTGGCCGGCAAGTTCCTTGGCCACTGCGGCGCGTTGGCCGCAGCCACCCTGGCCGGCTTCGGCCTGGCGGTGGCGATCATGCAGTGGATGCAGCCGCCCACGCAGGCACTGCAGGCGTGGCTGCAGATCGGCCGCTTCATCGCGAGTGCCTCGCTGCTGGGCGCCTGCTTCGTCGGGCTGGCCTGCCTGATCAGCGTGCAGACCGCCGACAAGTCGCGCGCCGCCGGCCTGGCGTTGATCGGCTGGCTGGCCAGCGTGGTGCTGTTCGATCTCGCGCTGCTGGCGCTGCTGGTGATCAGCGGCGGCAACCCGGTCGAGCGCGCGGTGTACCCGTACCTGCTGCTGCTCAACCCGGTCGACGTGTTCCGCCTGGTCAACCTCACCGCCTTGGGCGACGGCGCCGGCAACGACCTGCTGACCGGCATGACCGCCCACCACACCTATTCGCCGCTGCTGCTGAGCCTGGTGCTGCTGGGCTGGGCGGCGGCGCCGTTTGCGTGGGCGATGCTTGCGTTCCGGCGCAAGGAAATCTGAAGGAGCCCGCGCATGCACCCGTTGCCGTTGACCGTCATCCGCCGAGCCGGCTTCATGCTCGCGCTGGTCCTGCTCGCCGGCTGCAGCGGCCGCCCGTCGCCCGCCAAGCCCGCGGTCGATACCCACGCGGACGACGCCTGCACCGTCTGCGGCATGTACCTGGACGGCTCGCCCGGCCCGCGTGCGGAAGCCTGGGTCAGTGGCCGCGCCAAGCCGCTGGTGTTCGATTCCACCCGCGACTTTTTCGCCTACGTGCTGCAACCGGAGAACCAGTCCGCGCTGCAGGAACTGTACGTGCAGGACAGCGCACGCATCGACTGGCAGCAGCCCAGCCACGCCGCGGTCAGTTTCATCGACGCGCGCCGTGCCCACTACGTGGCCTGGCAGCCGCTGCCCGGCTCGATGGGACCGACCCTGGCGCCGTTCGCCAGTCACGCGGCGGCGGAAACCTTCGTGCGTGAACATGGCGGCGCCGTACTCGCTTTCGACGAAGTCACGCCCGCGCTGGTGGCCACGCTGGACTACCGCTGCCCCGCCCAGGCCGCCGGCCGTCACGGCGCGCCGCAATGCCTGGCTCCGGCCGCGCCGTCCCTCGGCCTGTCGGCCCATCCGCAACCCGCGTTTCCGCCGGCGTCGCCACCGCCGCCGGCTCACCCACACCCACATCCGTAACGGGAATCCGGAACATGCTCGGACTGAACAGTTTTTCGCACTGGATCGTGCTGCTCGTACTGGTACTGCTGGTGTTCGGCACCGGCAAGCTGCGCCATGCCGGCCGCGACCTCGGCAGTGCCATCGCCGATTTCCGCAAGGGGCTCAAGGGCGGCCCACCGGGCGACACGTTGCCAGCGGCACGGTCGGATGCCGGCGACGAGCCGAGGCCCTGATGCGCTGACCCTTCCTGCGCGAAGCCCGACACAGGGGCTAGCCGGATCGGGTCCCGGTCAGTAGCCGCTCGCACACGGCACGGTACAGCCGCGGCAGCAGTTCCAGCTCATCCAGCGCCACGCACTCGTCCACCTTGTGGATGCTGGCGTTGACCGGGCCAAGCTCCACCACCTCGGCGCCGAGCGGCGCGATGAAGCGGCCATCCGAGGTGCCGCCGCCGGTGCTTTGCTCGGGATCGATGCCGCACAGCTCGCGGCATACCGCCACCACGACTTCGCGCAGCACGCCGCCGGGCGGAGTGAGGAACGGTTCGCCGGACAGGTTCCAGTCCAGCGCGAAGTCCACGCCGTGCCGCTGCAGGATCGCCTCGGTGCGCGCGCGCAGGTCGTCGGCGCGGCTGGCGGTGCCGTAGCGGAAGTTGATCAGCGCGGTGAGTTCGCCGGGAATCACGTTGTTCGCGCCGGTGCCGGCGTTGAGGTTGGAGACCTGGAACGAAGTGGGCGGGAAGTCGGCGTTGCCTTCGTCCCAGCGCGTGGCCGCGAGTTCGGCCAGCGCGGGGGCGAACGCGTGGATCGGATTCGACGCCTTCTCCGGATAGGCCACGTGCCCCTGCACGCCGCGCACGACGAGCGTGCCGGAGAGCGAGCCGCGGCGTCCCACGCGGATCAGGTCGCCCAGTGTTTCCTTCGCCGACGGCTCGCCCACCACGCACCAGTCGATGCGCTCGCCGGTGGCGCGGAAGCGTTCGGCCACCTTGCGCACGCCGTCGAGGTTGGTCGGACCTTCCTCGTCGCTGGTCAGCAGCAGGCCGACCCGGCCGCGATGGTCGGGATGCGCCGCCGCGAACTGCTCCAGCGCCACCACCATCGCCGCCACCGAGCCCTTCATGTCGGCGGTGCCGCGGCCGTATAGACGGCCATCACGCACGGTCGGCTCGAACGGCGGACTCTGCCACGCCGCTTCCGGGCCGCTGGGTACCACGTCGGTATGACCGAGGAAGATCAGCGTGGGACTGCTCGCGCCGTGGGTGGCCCACAAGTTGTCTACCTCGCCGTGGCGCAGGTATTCGATGGCAAAGCCGGCACGCGCCAGCCGCCCACCGACCAGCGGCAGGCAGCCGGCGTCCTCCGGCGTCACCGAACGGCGGCGGATCAGGTCACGGGCGAGTTCGAGCACGTCGGACATGGGATTCACGGAACGGGCGGCAGGCGGCAGGCGCCGGCGCAGCATAGCAAGCGCGGCGGAACGTGCGCCCTCAATCGTCGCACTCCCCATCGTGCTGGCCCAGGAAGAGCAGCGCGGCCAGCAGCACCACCACGAAGCGGAACGCACTGGCCAGGCCGTTCCATTGCGTGGACATCCACATGCCGAACCATTCGCCGCCGATCGCCATGAAGCCGCCCAGCCACAGCAGCACGCCGAGCGTGAGTCCGGCTACGGCGGGCCGCATGGCACGCCGGAACGTCGCCGCGGGCGTGCGGCGCGTGTGCCACAGGCGCCAGGCGCCAGCGCCGCACAACGCGGCGGCCAGCGTTTCGGCGGCAATGATCAGCACGTAGGCGGCGTGCTGCAGCAGCGGCGCGTGGATCGCGCGGTAGTGGATGGCGGCGTCGGGGAAGATCGAATCCATCGCCAGCACGTGCTGCACGAAGGCGAGGTTGCTGCCGTAGTCGGTAAGGTTGCCGAACGCGACCAGCCCCAGCCACAGCGCGATCGTCGCCACCAGCGCGATCTTCGAGAGGCGCAGCGTC encodes:
- a CDS encoding ABC transporter ATP-binding protein translates to MNHAIECEALAKRYSALAALDGISARVPCGQVIGLLGHNGAGKSTLIKLILGLIAPSGGRLQVLGQSPWRAHALRRRIGYLPESATFYGNLSGRELLHYLARLKQAPREQVSALLERVGLAPAADRRIGTYSKGMRQRLGLAQALLGSPELVLLDEPTTGLDPQATRELYRIVGELRADGRCVLVSSHLLAELEPHIDGALILRQGKLLAAGSLHALGEQAALPAQVLLRPREQAMPELIARLESGGLSAQPRPDGRLELQVPRAGKLRTLRELLDDPAVVDVDVREPTLAQLYDWLGAGPPSPVPSAVQVNA
- a CDS encoding ABC transporter permease, with the translated sequence MNPILTVAAKEFRDDFRNRWTVALTVLFALLALGIAWFGSAAAGRVGFTSFDATLASLTTLGAFVIPLIGLLIAYDTIVGERDDGTLLLMLSYPLARGQLVAGKFLGHCGALAAATLAGFGLAVAIMQWMQPPTQALQAWLQIGRFIASASLLGACFVGLACLISVQTADKSRAAGLALIGWLASVVLFDLALLALLVISGGNPVERAVYPYLLLLNPVDVFRLVNLTALGDGAGNDLLTGMTAHHTYSPLLLSLVLLGWAAAPFAWAMLAFRRKEI
- the tatA gene encoding twin-arginine translocase TatA/TatE family subunit; its protein translation is MLGLNSFSHWIVLLVLVLLVFGTGKLRHAGRDLGSAIADFRKGLKGGPPGDTLPAARSDAGDEPRP
- a CDS encoding nitrous oxide reductase accessory protein NosL; amino-acid sequence: MHPLPLTVIRRAGFMLALVLLAGCSGRPSPAKPAVDTHADDACTVCGMYLDGSPGPRAEAWVSGRAKPLVFDSTRDFFAYVLQPENQSALQELYVQDSARIDWQQPSHAAVSFIDARRAHYVAWQPLPGSMGPTLAPFASHAAAETFVREHGGAVLAFDEVTPALVATLDYRCPAQAAGRHGAPQCLAPAAPSLGLSAHPQPAFPPASPPPPAHPHPHP
- a CDS encoding DUF2165 family protein, translating into MTLRLSKIALVATIALWLGLVAFGNLTDYGSNLAFVQHVLAMDSIFPDAAIHYRAIHAPLLQHAAYVLIIAAETLAAALCGAGAWRLWHTRRTPAATFRRAMRPAVAGLTLGVLLWLGGFMAIGGEWFGMWMSTQWNGLASAFRFVVVLLAALLFLGQHDGECDD
- the dapE gene encoding succinyl-diaminopimelate desuccinylase, with the protein product MSDVLELARDLIRRRSVTPEDAGCLPLVGGRLARAGFAIEYLRHGEVDNLWATHGASSPTLIFLGHTDVVPSGPEAAWQSPPFEPTVRDGRLYGRGTADMKGSVAAMVVALEQFAAAHPDHRGRVGLLLTSDEEGPTNLDGVRKVAERFRATGERIDWCVVGEPSAKETLGDLIRVGRRGSLSGTLVVRGVQGHVAYPEKASNPIHAFAPALAELAATRWDEGNADFPPTSFQVSNLNAGTGANNVIPGELTALINFRYGTASRADDLRARTEAILQRHGVDFALDWNLSGEPFLTPPGGVLREVVVAVCRELCGIDPEQSTGGGTSDGRFIAPLGAEVVELGPVNASIHKVDECVALDELELLPRLYRAVCERLLTGTRSG